The window CCACCGCACTGCAATCTTATCTCGAGAGCTACGTCCCATTTTTTTCGCAGCAATTACAACCACCTTTGGCTTATCGCCCACCATTCATTCGGTCACGTGGCTTATCTTTCAGACCTTGCCACGCTAGACCACGTCAGGATTCGGAGTGGGTCTTTACTGCGGGCTTATCTGGCTTATCAAGCCAGTTACGTTGCAGCCAAAGATTTTTACTCCATCCTCTTATCGTGGCCGAGATAATAACCAGCACTCTCCCTCCCGCTTTCGCATCTACTCACTCTATGTTTATGTTCAACAACCGGCATTATGATGGCAACTAATGGATCAACGCAGCCTACCTGCCATAATTGCAGTACCTCTACAACCCCGTTATGGCGTCGCGACGAATATGGTGCTGTTCTCTGCAATGCCTGTGGCTTGTTCCTCAAGCTACATGGTCGACCCCGTCCAATTTCCCTCAAGACCGATGTTATCAAGAGTCGCAACAGAGTTAAGACCATGCGCCCTGACCTGGCgaataagaaaaaggtcAGTTCGATACTTTCCGATATCCTACTTGCCACTAATAttctccagcaacaacagcagcagcagcaagctgcAGCACAGGGATTCGCCACGACCGATGCGAACGGTTTCGATACTACTGCTGCCGCACGACGAGCCTCCCACAACAAAGCGAACGGCCACGATGGAGATTCTCCCATCTCCCGCACTGGCACCCCCTCGATGTATGCGCATCACAACATATCCTCCTTCATGGTTGAAGACCCATACCAGAGTAGTTTTGTCGCAACTGGAGAAGGCCGTGCGACATCGCCTATGAACGGAGACCGCAAGATGGATGCGCCTCAATCTCAGGAGCAACTCATCGCGCAAAATTCAAGCCTTAAGACACGGGTCAGCGAGCTTGAAGTAATCATAGAGCTTTTCCGAGGTCGTCTTGCCCAGTTGGAGCAACAAGAAGCCACTGCTAGAAACAGTCAACAAGTTGCGAGTGCCGAGCAAAACCAATTGCGCTCCGAGCTTGACGCGACAAGAGAGAGTGAGGCTCAGCTACGTACACAACTTGAAGACAGCCACCGACGTGAGAACAGCTTGAAGCGACGCTtggatgagcttgagcttgagtttCAAGCGGTTCACCCGATCGGCTCAGACCCTGATGAGCGACCTGCCAAGAGACCTCGTACTGTCGATGAACCCTACAAGACTCAATCAGAAACAGACATTGAGGCCGCTGCCGAGGCACTCATCGCTTCTGAAGCATCTAGACCCAACGAGACGGCCGAAACTGCCCGTTATGAGGCTACTGAAACACCCGAAGTATCACAGCCCTCGGAAGAGACTAAGGAAACCTACCCTTCCCCAGAGACAGAGGATGTTCCTATCGACCCTGACATGCCAATGATGGACGACACCCCTCAATCTGGAGAGAAAGTAAAGCCTGATGATGCCAGTGTCCTTGACCCCCCTGCCGCCACTGATGCATCTTCCGAGGCCGTTGAAGGTGCACAAGGTACTGCGTCTGAAACTGCGACTGCGTGAACAGAGTGATTTTCAGATCGTTTCCATCAGCGATATGTTTTCACTCGACGTTAGACTTGAGGGTTAACCACGGCTATTCATCTTGCAGAACAGTTACCTGAGCGCATTGTCGGATTGATAGCAAAAGTACCCTAACATCAGTTATGATTCAACTTGATTTATACCCCACACGCGAGAGGCGTCGAACGCCCTCGCTTTGCTTTCATGATATATACCTCCTAGCAGCAAGGGCAGCACGGACACAGGCGTTACGGCACGTCGTTTCAGGGCGACAAAAGATTTGGGTGGAAGCATAGTGTTTTTTAATGGATGAAGAGTAAAGATGAACGCATGGTTTCGAACTTGGTCTTTGAATTGTTACATTCATCGGACTGCGAACCTAGTGGGATTGTAGTCATTGATTGATAAAAGCTCAGCTGCCTAATGAAAATTAGACTTTGTTTTTGTTCAACCGTTTTCACGTGTTGTCTCACGAACCATGTATCTTATCGGAAGCACAAGAAGTATCTCTGAAAAAAAATACGTCACCCACTCTTTGGCTCGGAAGCAGTAGCATGATATTTACCAATTCCTCGTTGAGCTTTTTGCCAGCGGTGGACAGTTTACAAAACTGCCAGTGCTTGCCAGTGCTTGCCAGTGCTAGACAGTGCTCAACAGTGATTCATCCTGTGGTCACGTGGTTGGGCGACGGAGCTCACAGAGAAATGATGTATCGCGACTGAGCTGAGCGCTCAAACCAACACCATAACAACCTCACCTTTGTTGCACTGCACATCGTTCGTCATTTTACAAAACCAAGATTGTTCAAAGAATATACTGGCCATTATTCTCCGTTTTTTCATTTTTATTTAAAAGCGTCAAGTTTGATATTGAAGCTTACTTCGGTTTGACTACCTATACACCACACCACCTTCAcgcacatcatcaacaatgcctACTGTACCCTCACGCGGTGGCCCTTCGGGATCGTGATCGATGCCCATCCCTAATACTTACGTAGGTGGAAGCGTGATGGCCATGCAGAAGAGGGGAATCGGTCGACCTGCTGGTCATCAGAGTACCGGCGGTAAAACGATTCTGGGTGGCAAACGACACCGGTAAAGCCTATcataaaaaagaaaacgagACGTCAAACTGATAatactttcttttttgtaGCAAGATCTTGCGAGACAATATCCATGGAATCAGTATGTTTAGTTACCTCACCTACCCTGCATGCCAAAGATACATTTGCTGACCGTATCATTCTAGCCAAGCCCGCTATTCGGTTTGTCAAACTCGAGGATCGGAAGGGAGTTAAAGTGCTGACAGATTACATCTAGACGACTTGCTCGCCGCGGTGGTGTGAAGCGCATCTCAGCAGGCATCTATGAGGAGATCCGCACTGCGCTCAAAGCTCGCCTGGAGACTGTACGCATATCCGCCCTTTTGTGCATTCACTGTTGAGACAGCCACTGACGGCATATTAGATTCTCCGAAACTGCGTTATCTACGTGGAATACAGAAACGCCAAGACCGTCACCGTCCAGGATGTAAGTAGCATCCCATTAATGATGGTAGAAGAGCATCGACTGACCCAGTAAACAGGTTATTCACAGTCTAAGCCGCATGGGGCGCCCTCTCTGGGGGTTTGACCTCGAAACATACAACCCTAACAAGTAGCTTTGACGCTGCTGTGTTCGTTCGTTTGTTACTGAGCCTTTTTTATTGCAACATGGTGTTATAGCGTTCCGGTGAATGATTTCGTCTTTGTTTATCACAGTTGAGAGGATGATACCAGAAAAGGTTGTTGTTTACGAGTATACATGAGGGAAGCGTTTGTCATACAAAGACAGAGGGCACAGGATGTTTAAAATCAAATAGTTGTTTACTATTGATCATGATCTATATCATGAACGAATGATTACGAGCTTCTTAAACGATAGAAATATGGGGTATCTCAAGTGACAGTACAGGTAGGTGAGgtataaaaaaaaaaaagtaagAAAAAGTAAAGAGTAGTGCTCCAGCCATTAAATGCCCCCCCTCCTGCATATTCCCATCTCTCCTGTAAATCAGAGTCTATACTGTAGCACGACCCGTCGTCTTCTAGTGGTATCTTTGTGTGATTTGTTGATTGCTGTTTGTATCTTCTTTCCGTCGGCTGCATCATTTTCTGGGGTATTTGTTTATCGCAGTCTTGgtatcttcttctcatcatcgtccgTTCATCCCCCTTCGTCATCTCGTATTGTCATCGGCTTTGTCGAATGGTGACACCGTCGAAAGGGACCAGAGTATCCCGGCGTGtattttggttttggttcATAAAGAACTTCATTTACCTCCTCCTCTTGAGGAGGTCCCAGTTGGACAGGATGCCGTCCAAAGCTCTGGTAGCTCGAACCTCGTCACGTCGAAATGGTGCATTGAAGATGCCAGGGAGCAACATGGCGCTGTTGGCGTGTTCCTGAGCGAATCCAATTTCGGCATCCTTTCCACACTTCTCCTTGGTAACGCGCACAGCTTCCTGAAGCAGGTCCTTTCCGACACCCTTTCCGCGGTAGTTGAGGTTGGTGGTCCACGCACGAATAACACCCTTGCCTCCTCGGAGAGAAAGCGATCGTCGTCGTCTGTGGTTGGATGTCTGGTTTGGTTCAAGGCGAAGAACAAGGGTTCCGATGATATCTTGGTTGAGACGGGCAGCTAGCAGGGTGTCCTCCTCTCCATCGTCAGATCGTAGCCAGTTCCAGCGCAGTCGTTCAGCCAAAGAGATGTAGCCACTAGCCAAGTAACGGATACCCATAAGGTAGCTCATGATGACACCGCATGAGACAGTCATGCCAAGTCCAGAGTCGCGAGAAACACCGCTGAAATGGTAGATAGAAGCAAGGGCAGCTGATAGACCGGCAAGACAGACTGGGTGGAAAACGAGGTTCAGCGAGGCCCGCTGGCGCATCTGGGCAATCGAGTCGGCGACAAGGCGCATGCCCTCGACCTTGTCTTGGGGCTTGTCAAGGACCTCGAGAGACAATGGCTCGacgtcttcatcatcgtcgagtCCAAAGTATGGAGTAGAAGCTGCAAGCGGAGAAGGCGACGGAGGGAcgaaagaagagaaaggtACTGATGGACCAAATTGTGGAGTGCTAGTGGCCGAAACCATTGCCGAGTGAAGGACAAGATTGGCACGCAGGAATGTGAAGAAAGCTGTTGATTGCGATGTTAGTCATGATGGTTtgcttcaacatctttgtcttgctgagTTGTCTCAATGCCTGATATTTTGAACATGAGGAACACCGAAAACGAACTGCAGGAGTCCACTCTCTGTCTTCATGCTGGCAAGCTGTATACGAGAATAGCTTCAAATGTTGAATATTGAGCTCGTACCAATCAGCCCTAGGCTAGATGCAGTATCGTCGTGTGCTCAACCCTGAGGTTATACTGACTAGGGTAGGTaggccttgttggtgacCATGGTAACCAAGTGACAGGGTCTTATACAGGGtccaaaagacaaagagcatGACGAAAGCAGAATatgaggagaaagaaactTACCAGCGCTTGTCTTCAAGACCGGGACGGCACCTACTCTGTCGACCACGGTGCTTGGGTGGCAGGTCCTCAAGTCGAGCTCTCGAATGGTCATGTGCTGAGGGCTCTCCATGGTGGTGCAGGTCGCCATGGCTGGAAATGCGTATTAGATGAACGTTATGTAGGTAGATGAAGAACAATAGGATAAGAAGTATAAATAtgagagaaggaggccaGCCTTCAGCAACAAAGTCGACCGAAGAAAGGATAAGGGTATCAAATAAATAGTATATATAATATGGTATGATTATAAAGATGAGATACTGGTTTGTTTTAAAAACAAGAGATCgagcgaggaagagggagagatgagagaaatAG is drawn from Fusarium graminearum PH-1 chromosome 3, whole genome shotgun sequence and contains these coding sequences:
- a CDS encoding GATA type zinc finger protein Asd4 — encoded protein: MRPDLANKKKVSSILSDILLATNILQQQQQQQQAAAQGFATTDANGFDTTAAARRASHNKANGHDGDSPISRTGTPSMYAHHNISSFMVEDPYQSSFVATGEGRATSPMNGDRKMDAPQSQEQLIAQNSSLKTRVSELEVIIELFRGRLAQLEQQEATARNSQQVASAEQNQLRSELDATRESEAQLRTQLEDSHRRENSLKRRLDELELEFQAVHPIGSDPDERPAKRPRTVDEPYKTQSETDIEAAAEALIASEASRPNETAETARYEATETPEVSQPSEETKETYPSPETEDVPIDPDMPMMDDTPQSGEKVKPDDASVLDPPAATDASSEAVEGAQGTASETATA